A window of the Alnus glutinosa chromosome 4, dhAlnGlut1.1, whole genome shotgun sequence genome harbors these coding sequences:
- the LOC133865757 gene encoding tubby-like F-box protein 8 produces the protein MSFRSIVRDVRDGLGSLSRRSFEVRLPGHHRGKSHSSVHELHEPSLVIQNSRWASLPPELLRDVIKRLEASESAWPARKHVVACAAVCRTWREMCKEIVRSPEFSGKITFPVSLKQPGPRDGTIQCFIKRDKSNLTYHLSLCLSPALLVESGKFLLSAKRTRRTTCTEYVISMDADNISRSNSTYIGKLRSNFLGTKFLIYDTQPPYNNGQLSPPGRSRRFYSKRVSPKVPTGSYNIAQVIYELNVLGTRGPRRMQCTMHSIPAASLEPGGTVPGQPELLPRSLEDSFRSISFSKSIDNSTDFSSSRFSDIIGSRDEDEGKERPLVLRNKAPRWHEQLQCWCLNFRGRVTVASVKNFQLIAATQPAAGAPTPSQPAPSDHDKIILQFGKVGKDMFTMDYRYPLSAFQAFAICLSSFDTKLACE, from the exons ATGTCGTTCCGAAGTATAGTTCGTGATGTAAGGGATGGACTAGGAAGCTTATCAAGGCGGAGTTTTGAGGTGAGGCTGCCTGGTCATCACAGGGGGAAATCACATAGCTCAGTCCATGAGTTGCATGAACCGTCTTTAGTAATCCAGAACAGCCGTTGGGCTAGCCTCCCACCTGAGCTTTTGCGTGATGTGATCAAAAGATTGGAGGCAAGTGAGAGTGCGTGGCCTGCTCGGAAGCATGTTGTTGCATGTGCTGCTGTCTGCAGGACATGGAGGGAAATGTGCAAAGAAATTGTCAGAAGTCCTGAATTCTCTGGGAAGATCACCTTCCCTGTCTCCCTGAAGCAG CCGGGGCCTCGGGATGGAACCATTCAATGCTTCATTAAGAGGGACAAATCAAATTTAACTTACCATCTTTCCCTTTGTCTTAGCCCTG CTTTGCTTGTTGAGAGTGGGAAATTTCTTCTCTCTGCAAAACGGACCCGACGAACAACTTGCACAGAGTATGTGATATCTATGGATGCAGACAACATTTCAAGATCAAACAGCACTTACATTGGAAAACTGAG GTCGAATTTTCTTGGCACCAAATTCTTAATTTATGATACACAACCTCCCTACAACAATGGGCAGCTGTCCCCTCCTGGCCGAAGCCGTAGGTTTTACTCAAAAAGGGTTTCTCCCAAGGTCCCAACTGGCAGCTACAACATTGCCCAGGTCATATATGAGCTCAATGTGCTAGGTACTAGGGGCCCACGCAGGATGCAGTGCACAATGCACTCAATCCCTGCTGCATCGCTTGAGCCAGGTGGCACTGTTCCTGGCCAACCTGAGCTCCTCCCTCGCTCCCTCGAAGACTCGTTCCGAAGTATTTCCTTTTCAAAATCAATTGATAACTCAACCGATTTTAGCAGCTCCAGGTTCTCTGATATTATTGGGTCCCGTGATGAAGATGAAGGAAAAGAGAGACCCTTGGTTCTCCGAAACAAGGCACCAAGATGGCATGAGCAGTTGCAGTGTTGGTGCCTCAATTTCCGTGGGAGGGTGACTGTTGCCTCCGTCAAGAACTTTCAGCTAATTGCTGCAACACAGCCTGCTGCTGGCGCACCAACACCATCACAGCCAGCCCCATCTGATCATGACAAGATAATTCTGCAGTTTGGTAAGGTTGGCAAGGATATGTTCACCATGGATTACCGATATCCTCTGTCTGCATTTCAGGCTTTTGCCATTTGCTTGAGCAGCTTTGACACTAAGTTGGCATGTGAATAG
- the LOC133866742 gene encoding uncharacterized protein LOC133866742: MPKAKKWIEDTGQGHPSNSGLSVPTSVEFSFFPKDVGPCLMVGPRGIVVVSGLVASSGFGAAVGRVFVTCVTPGPSSPVAADGPSPGHVSASSGQEYHVVAFGSALLSATSVSASSMAGSGSIPTSSSLVLESSLVVDAGLECSLGLGSTSDLQRPPTSPEKSKGTEFQEGVDSAARRMPLISLSSRDLQNGCGWLCSFPLEWLRCSFC; this comes from the coding sequence ATGCCTAAAGCAAAGAAGTGGATTGAGGATACCGGTCAAGGGCACCCTTCGAATTCTGGGTTGTCTGTTCCGACTAGTGTTGAGTTCTCCTTTTTTCCCAAAGATGTTGGGCCTTGTTTGATGGTCGGTCCCAGAGGCATTGTTGTGGTTTCAGGCTTGGTGGCTTCGTCGGGTTTTGGAGCGGCTGTTGGGAGGGTTTTTGTTACTTGTGTGACTCCTGGTCCGTCGTCGCCAGTGGCTGCCGATGGTCCTTCCCCTGGACATGTTTCGGCATCTTCTGGGCAAGAATATCATGTGGTAGCTTTCGGTTCAGCATTGTTGTCTGCGACTTCAGTCTCAGCATCGTCGATGGCTGGGTCAGGTTCTATCCCGACCTCCTCTAGTCTTGTTTTGGAGTCTTCCTTGGTTGTGGATGCGGGTCTTGAGTGCTCTTTGGGTCTTGGGTCTACATCCGATCTTCAACGGCCTCCGACCAGTCCTGAGAAATCTAAAGGTACTGAATTTCAAGAAGGCGTCGACTCCGCGGCACGTCGTATGCCGCTGATCTCTCTGTCTTCGAGGGACTTGCAAAACGGGTGTGGTTGGTTATGCTCCTTCCCCTTGGAATGGTTGCGCTGCTCCTTTTGCTGA